In Streptomyces durocortorensis, a genomic segment contains:
- the rimM gene encoding ribosome maturation factor RimM (Essential for efficient processing of 16S rRNA) has translation MQLVVARIGRAHGIKGEVTVEVRTDEPELRLGPGAVLATEPAATGPLTVESGRVHSGRLLLRFEGVRDRTAAEALRNTLLIAEVDPEELPEDEDEFYDHQLIDLDVVLADGTEIGRITEISHLPSQDLFIVERPDGSEVMIPFVEEIVAGIDLEEQRAVITPPPGLIDASEAVVASSRDEEEAPGDAGEAPKGEA, from the coding sequence GTGCAGTTGGTAGTCGCGCGGATCGGCCGCGCCCACGGCATCAAGGGCGAGGTCACCGTCGAGGTACGAACGGACGAGCCGGAACTGCGGCTCGGGCCCGGCGCCGTCCTGGCCACCGAACCGGCGGCGACGGGCCCGCTGACGGTCGAGTCCGGCCGGGTCCACAGCGGCAGGCTGCTGCTGCGCTTCGAGGGCGTGCGCGACCGCACCGCCGCCGAGGCACTGCGCAACACCCTGCTGATCGCCGAGGTGGACCCGGAAGAACTTCCCGAGGACGAGGACGAGTTCTACGACCACCAGCTGATCGACCTCGACGTGGTGCTCGCCGACGGCACCGAGATCGGCCGGATCACCGAGATCTCCCACCTGCCCTCGCAGGACCTCTTCATCGTGGAGCGCCCCGACGGCAGCGAGGTGATGATCCCCTTCGTGGAGGAGATCGTCGCCGGGATCGACCTGGAGGAGCAGCGCGCGGTCATCACCCCGCCGCCCGGCCTGATCGACGCGAGCGAGGCCGTGGTGGCCTCCTCCCGCGACGAGGAGGAGGCCCCCGGGGACGCGGGCGAGGCGCCGAAGGGCGAAGCCTGA
- the trmD gene encoding tRNA (guanosine(37)-N1)-methyltransferase TrmD, whose translation MRLDVVTIFPEYLDPLNVSLVGKARARGVLDVHVHDLREWTYDRHNTVDDTPYGGGPGMVMKTEPWGEALDQTLADGYESGAHSPVLVVPTPSGRPFTQELAVELSAQPWLVFTPARYEGIDRRVIDEYASRLRVVEVSIGDYVLAGGEAAVLVITEAVARLLPGVLGNAESHRDDSFAPGAMANLLEGPVYTKPPEWRGRSIPDVLLSGHHGKIARWRRDQAFARTALNRPDLIERCEASAFDKKDREILSILGFAPEPGGRFWRRPSDVEQ comes from the coding sequence ATGCGGCTCGACGTCGTCACGATCTTCCCGGAGTACCTGGACCCGCTGAACGTCTCCCTCGTCGGCAAGGCCCGCGCCCGTGGCGTACTGGACGTCCATGTGCACGACCTGCGGGAGTGGACGTACGACCGGCACAACACGGTCGACGACACCCCCTACGGCGGCGGCCCCGGCATGGTCATGAAGACCGAGCCCTGGGGCGAGGCGCTGGACCAGACACTCGCCGACGGCTACGAGTCCGGGGCGCACTCCCCGGTGCTCGTCGTGCCCACGCCCAGCGGCCGCCCGTTCACGCAGGAGCTGGCCGTCGAGCTCTCCGCGCAGCCCTGGCTGGTCTTCACCCCGGCCCGCTACGAGGGCATCGACCGCCGCGTGATCGACGAGTACGCCTCCCGGCTGAGGGTCGTCGAGGTCTCCATCGGGGACTACGTGCTGGCGGGCGGGGAAGCGGCCGTCCTGGTGATCACGGAGGCCGTCGCCCGGCTGCTGCCCGGCGTCCTCGGCAACGCCGAGTCCCATCGGGACGACTCCTTCGCCCCGGGCGCGATGGCGAACCTGCTGGAGGGCCCCGTCTACACCAAGCCGCCCGAGTGGCGCGGCCGGTCCATCCCGGACGTCCTGCTCAGCGGCCACCACGGGAAGATCGCGCGCTGGCGCCGTGACCAGGCCTTCGCCCGCACCGCACTGAACCGGCCGGACCTGATCGAGCGGTGCGAGGCGAGCGCCTTCGACAAGAAGGACCGCGAGATCCTGTCCATCCTGGGCTTCGCGCCGGAGCCCGGCGGCCGATTTTGGCGCAGGCCCTCCGACGTGGAACAATAG
- a CDS encoding RNA-binding protein, with translation MLEEALEHLVKGIVDNPDDVQVASRTLRRGRVLEVRVHPEDLGKVIGRNGRTARALRTVVGAIGGRGIRVDLVDVDQVR, from the coding sequence ATGCTCGAGGAGGCTCTCGAGCACCTCGTGAAGGGCATCGTCGACAACCCCGACGACGTGCAGGTGGCCTCGCGCACCCTGCGCCGCGGGCGCGTGCTGGAGGTTCGGGTTCACCCCGAGGACCTCGGCAAGGTGATCGGCCGCAACGGCCGCACCGCTCGCGCCCTGCGTACGGTCGTGGGTGCCATCGGCGGCCGTGGGATCCGCGTCGACCTCGTCGATGTGGACCAGGTTCGCTGA
- the rplS gene encoding 50S ribosomal protein L19 — protein sequence MASLLDGVNAASLRTDVPAFRPGDTVNVHVRVIEGNRSRIQQFKGVVIRRQGSGVSETFTVRKVSFSVGVERTFPVHSPIFEKIELVTRGDVRRAKLYFLRELRGKAAKIKEKRDN from the coding sequence ATGGCTTCCCTGCTCGATGGCGTCAACGCCGCCTCCCTCCGTACGGACGTCCCGGCGTTCCGCCCCGGTGACACCGTCAACGTCCACGTGCGCGTGATCGAGGGCAACCGCTCCCGTATCCAGCAGTTCAAGGGTGTTGTCATCCGCCGCCAGGGCTCGGGCGTCAGCGAGACCTTCACGGTCCGCAAGGTCTCCTTCAGCGTCGGCGTCGAGCGCACCTTCCCGGTGCACAGCCCGATCTTCGAGAAGATCGAGCTCGTCACCCGCGGTGACGTCCGCCGCGCCAAGCTGTACTTCCTCCGTGAGCTCCGCGGCAAGGCCGCGAAGATCAAGGAGAAGCGCGACAACTGA
- the lepB gene encoding signal peptidase I, which translates to MGNRGRPRGAHDPDASLPTGSRPTGPRSLPNRAERRRLARKVRRKRRRSAVKEIPVLVVVALLIALVLKTFLVQAFVIPSGSMEQTIRIGDRVLVDKLTPWFGSKPQRGDVVVFKDPGGWLQQENPGQQKDPPIGVKQVTELLTFIGLLPSDDEQDLIKRVIAVGGDTVKCCGEDGRVTVNGVPLAETYLHPDDRPSAIQFEVEVPPGRLFVMGDHRSDSADSRFHLDEPDRGTVSEEEVVGRAVVIAWPFGHWSTLEQRDAFRAVPDARGSGAAVSAPSNSVAPPDRYGMVRLPTPAELPLVMGVVGLHRIGRGQWHVLRSGCGGFGGRRTIRTRRTRGPAGARRVPRCRRGGRGDG; encoded by the coding sequence ATGGGTAACCGCGGGCGCCCGCGCGGCGCTCATGACCCCGACGCGTCCCTGCCGACCGGCAGCAGGCCCACCGGACCGCGCTCGCTGCCCAACCGGGCGGAGCGCCGCAGGCTCGCCAGGAAGGTCCGGCGCAAGCGCCGCAGGTCCGCGGTGAAGGAGATACCCGTCCTCGTCGTCGTGGCGCTGCTCATCGCGCTCGTCCTGAAGACCTTCCTGGTCCAGGCGTTCGTCATCCCGTCCGGATCGATGGAGCAGACCATCCGGATCGGCGACCGGGTGCTGGTGGACAAACTGACCCCGTGGTTCGGGTCGAAGCCGCAGCGCGGTGACGTCGTGGTGTTCAAGGACCCCGGCGGCTGGCTCCAGCAGGAGAACCCCGGGCAGCAGAAGGACCCGCCGATCGGCGTCAAGCAGGTCACCGAGCTGCTGACCTTCATCGGGCTGCTGCCGTCCGACGACGAGCAGGACCTGATCAAGCGCGTCATCGCGGTCGGCGGCGACACCGTGAAGTGCTGCGGCGAGGACGGCCGGGTCACCGTCAACGGCGTACCCCTGGCGGAGACGTATCTCCACCCCGACGACCGCCCGTCGGCCATCCAGTTCGAGGTGGAGGTCCCCCCGGGGCGGCTCTTCGTCATGGGCGACCACCGGTCCGACTCCGCCGACTCCCGCTTCCACCTCGACGAGCCCGACCGGGGCACGGTCTCCGAGGAGGAGGTCGTGGGGCGGGCCGTCGTGATCGCCTGGCCCTTCGGGCACTGGAGCACGCTCGAACAACGCGACGCCTTCAGGGCGGTCCCGGACGCGCGCGGCTCCGGGGCGGCTGTGTCGGCCCCGTCGAATAGTGTGGCACCTCCGGATCGATACGGAATGGTCCGGCTCCCGACCCCTGCGGAACTCCCGCTCGTTATGGGAGTGGTGGGCCTGCACCGGATCGGGCGCGGGCAGTGGCACGTATTGAGGAGTGGATGTGGGGGATTTGGCGGTCGGCGCACGATCCGGACACGACGAACCCGAGGACCGGCCGGGGCGCGACGAGTCCCCCGCTGCAGGAGGGGCGGACGGGGCGACGGGTGA